In Denticeps clupeoides chromosome 1, fDenClu1.1, whole genome shotgun sequence, a single window of DNA contains:
- the LOC114786216 gene encoding uncharacterized protein LOC114786216 isoform X1: protein MASTEQSALDFITNGRSLLGERLQNLSVVLKELRSREVLSQKEINLIKSQKGNGYHTMLDLVIDKGEATCYNLLKILDYTRMQSFPPPGRYNPDLHHWLSCFPFGDDVLFQGDTCVDSDPCTKYQQSLKQRALHIIQDKWSQSMHFLKSKTISKTFRYIPLVLDTDVSDMTKIKNKAYKKSRSKKLKTYIPTDRKKLSPNQLLNNSERKILIVGKPGIGKTTVAQQVLKVWTEQEGQQGKYMFYFDEPQLRTLSCSSAPKSLRSLLFDMYLEPEHGTDEVFIDIEDNSDNVVIIFDGFVGVACNEAVKSVMTKEFLNEAKIFITCRTEAETSEFLCDWASYRVEVQGFNSNSIHEYFQWMLGSDSDSKCNAMNNPELFSLCHVPMYAFIVVACISFSPSEAHNQPYTITEMYVRIFRYCMQRHGNPDVEHLDKYIQDNKGDIRFLATTSYQALQAKTVNLTNLDFNGRNVQHAFLTSLSSKDPANPPNAFLHNTMQEFWAALFLLMVPDNIPNALRQCRTEDGKYLKHIFPFLCGLLSEKICQLIKCLISEEQIRKVSKEYFVEIIDTFLHRDKGEEDSDAEFDVEDLLFVCQCLYELQSPKACSHFLHEIDHHLDLSETDLDPQQCCTVSYVISQATFPKVQLDLTDCTVSDPGLKVFLGSLTKLKWLSLSSSTNCQMWKIALQSNPGSDFDKMLQLLDFEMHLKIQAQDDKDMYQRVGDVLQQTSKKVKLILHLDISHASESLVQAILEGSPNILDLRIVSSDQQKVSFLSDVYIHGAFSETRTGKRCVQGLLSLLKSTYDSLDDPCYFMLNLHSYAKSQSVIPVLLPLYQTIPSEWVVKLSVRQTSLVHEAMKLQKVKKPVELSLADELEELKIFFQCLPYVSQLRFNKAIFTHPQNPLKAIQALGDLFIYASENGRETLEMLSAVCSHSDFPFASDMKTQNVILMELLGYLRKSDEVTGSNILVALQPVYQSAPAGWILDLSEGKMSLIREALEFQNVKKPMEVRGWSGKEEDIQYFLQCLPYVSQISCDDLLFQAICGVLSAGRNFDPKSVSWILEPLDLSLTLRGMLHVRLCKAVGAVLANNDVEGKLCLSLHPQSISRQGAAALFSEITSLKKLRVNEIMTRQMKYLASSKRLAVDTFTLVLAKPDPPDRTWLKLMSILASLLRKWTIQSLDLTECNLEAHCIISLLSHDSPLSIRLCEGTLQQLAEFVYEAQDRRLTQLFLEKTGGDLSACTLPWNTLQYFIQKSDKILTLKESKVCQMPDLLQHLRKIGYKSISPQFMRAALREIFKRRAGHLVVDLMISSDGIMNLRGCNLDSSDCAALRFALQYSDGIKLNLFDSTIPVEETGRILALLERVSQLSSVGKPLLLQLLDQTRTASEAETWRRASGLSRALGKQLDLSCTKINSQICNSLALVLEQAEELSLIDLSHCHLTDENLDLLLPHLFKAQVLDLSHNDITDHGAQKCHEALNKSCTQTVRLFSNWIRNVDIFITDKHYEMWCIGGEKVHKQNTSSPETSPRVLPKEKEQITEFDPTVEVQNDKISYRLQTPVGGRFQCRETGLVFVIRTQGCIRYSIDHWIFSKTCYQPAGPLYNIKATEGEIYQLYLPHCETDADAAGELDVVHLREKEHEVLTPIMCVRTHVIVWVQNLSHYGIVRKKIQASRTLGQVLLFLEPDMSDDEQRLWVFLLPRNVPLTEVKEQQKEYQFIQTSSNCILYQDTKYRLSSNLGKDQHSVQPLQFIFNSSYNKSHHAAFEMFFPIEVTEMRMRIQKRQKQTLTWSRRVILKGKCDTQVKSENQRRTSRSEKDWTVALTEILKELSKDEINTLKTFLRNPPKNLESISKGKLEEATGCSQLAELMVETLGFQKSIQATQWIMKKLPRNDEVVTSKLRPYIQLFQLQG from the exons ATGGCAAGCACTGAGCAGTCTGCATTGGACTTCATCACAAATGGCAGGAGTCTTCTCGGGGAGCGCCTACAGAATCTGTCTGTGGTTCTTAAAGAGTTGCGCAGCCGTGAGGTGCTCAGTCAAAAAGAAATTAATCTGATTAAATCCCAGAAAGGTAATGGCTACCATACCATGCTGGACTTGGTAATAGATAAAGGGGAAGCTACCTGTTACAATCTGCTGAAGATCCTGGACTATACAAGAATGCAAAGCTTCCCACCACCAGGGAGATACAATCCAGACTTGCATCACTGGCTGAGCTGTTTTCCTTTCGGAGATGACGTACTGTTTCAGGGTGACACCTGTGTAG ATTCAGATCCTTGTACAAAATACCAGCAAAGTCTGAAACAGAGGGCATTACACATTATTCAAGACAAATGGAGCCAAAGCATGCATTTCCTCAAAAGCAAAACCATATCAAAGACTTTCAGATACATTCCACTTGTTTTAGACACTGATGTAAGTGATATGACAAAAATCAAAAACAAGGCATACAAGAAATCACGGTCCAAAAAGCTGAAGACCTACATCCCAACAGACCGGAAAAAGCTGTCTCCTAATCAACTGCTTAACAACAGTGAGAGAAAGATTCTGATTGTTGGGAAACCTGGCATAGGAAAGACCACCGTTGCTCAACAGGTTCTGAAGGTCTGGACTGAACAGGAAGGACAGCAAGGGAAATACATGTTTTACTTCGACGAGCCACAGTTGAGAACACTGTCATGTTCTTCAGCCCCAAAAAGCCTGAGGTCTCTTCTCTTTGACATGTACCTTGAGCCGGAGCACGGCACTGATGAAGTGTTCATCGATATCGAGGACAATTCAGACAATGTTGTCATCATTTTTGACGGCTTTGTCGGTGTGGCCTGCAACGAGGCGGTGAAAAGCGTCATGACGAAAGAGTTTCTAAACGAAGCGAAAATCTTCATTACCTGCAGAACTGAGGCTGAAACCTCAGAGTTTCTGTGTGACTGGGCCTCTTACAGAGTTGAGGTCCAAGGGTTCAACAGTAATTCCATTCATGAATACTTTCAGTGGATGCTGGGCAGCGACAGTGACAGCAAGTGCAATGCTATGAACAACCCAGAACTGTTCAGTCTCTGTCACGTCCCAATGTATGCCTTCATAGTGGTTGCCTGCATCTCGTTCAGTCCATCAGAGGCTCATAATCAGCCTTACACCATAACGGAAATGTACGTCCGCATTTTCCGATACTGCATGCAAAGGCATGGCAATCCAGATGTGGAGCACTTGGACAAATACATCCAAGACAATAAGGGAGACATACGTTTTTTAGCTACAACATCTTACCAGGCCTTGCAGGCGAAGACTGTGAACTTAACAAACCTTGATTTCAATGGCAGGAATGTGCAGCATGCGTTTCTTACGTCACTGTCATCCAAAGATCCAGCCAACCCTCCCAATGCCTTCCTGCACAACACAATGCAAGAATTCTGGGCTGCCTTGTTTCTGTTGATGGTACCTGATAATATCCCAAATGCGCTCAGGCAGTGCCGCACCGAGGATGGAAAATATTTGAAGCACATCTTCCCGTTCTTATGTGGACTTTTGTCTGAGAAAATATGTCAATTAATCAAATGCCTGATTTCGGAGGAACAGATCAGGAAAGTGTCTAAGGAGTACTTTGTGGAGATCATCGATACATTTCTCCACCGAGACAAAGGAGAAGAAGACAGCGATGCAGAGTTTGATGTTGAGGATCTGCTTTTTGTGTGCCAGTGCCTGTATGAGCTCCAGTCGCCAAAGGCCTGTTCACATTTCTTGCATGAAATAGACCATCATCTTGACCTCAGCGAGACTGACCTTGATCCTCAGCAGTGTTGCACAGTGTCTTATGTCATTAGCCAAGCCACGTTCCCAAAAGTACAACTGGACTTAACAGATTGCACCGTGTCTGATCCTGGATTGAAAGTCTTCCTTGGCTCTTTGACAAAACTCAAGTGGCTCAG CCTTTCATCATCTACAAATTGTCAGATGTGGAAAATTGCTCTACAGTCCAACCCAGGAAGTGATTTTGACAAAATGTTACAATTGCTGGACTTTGAAATGCATCTGAAGATCCAGGCTCAAGATGATAAAGACATGTACCAGAGGGTTGGAGACGTCTTACAACAAACATCAAAGAAGGTCAAACTGATCTTACATTTGGACATTTCTCATGCGTCTGAGTCTTTAGTGCAGGCGATTCTTGAAGGGTCACCAAATATCTTGGATCTCAG GATTGTTTCGTCCGATCAGCAGAAAGTCTCATTCTTGTCAGATGTGTACATACACGGGGCTTTTTCAGAGACAAGAACCGGGAAAAGATGTGTGCAAGGTCTTCTGTCTCTGCTCAAAAGTACTTATGATTCTCTGGACGATCCTTGCTATTTCATGTTGAATCTGCACTCCTATGCAAAGAGCCAAAGTGTAATACCAGTCTTGCTGCCACTGTACCAAACTATTCCATCCGAATGGGTGGTAAAACTCTCTGTAAGACAGACTTCACTTGTACACGAAGCCATGAAACTCCAGAAAGTCAAGAAACCAGTTGAGCTTTCCTTAGCAGATGAGCTGGAGGAACTGAAAATCTTCTTCCAATGCCTGCCATATGTTTCACAACTGAG ATTcaacaaggccattttcactCATCCCCAAAACCCCCTAAAAGCCATCCAGGCCCTTGGagacctttttatttatgcTTCTGAGAATGGAAGAGAGACATTAGAGATGCTTTCTGCGGTCTGCAGCCATTCAGATTTCCCCTTTGCCTCAGATATGAAGACTCAGAATGTGATTCTGATGGAGCTGCTCGGCTATTTGAGAAAATCAGATGAGGTAACAGGAAGTAACATCTTGGTGGCATTACAGCCAGTTTACCAGTCAGCACCCGCAGGCTGGATTTTGGATCTTTCAGAAGGGAAGATGTCCTTAATTCGTGAGGCACTAGAATTCCAAAATGTGAAGAAACCAATGGAAGTGAGGGGGTGGTCAGGCAAAGAAGAGGACATTCAATACTTTCTCCAGTGCCTTCCTTATGTTTCACAGATCAG CTGTGATGACCTGCTGTTCCAGGCTATATGCGGGGTCCTTTCTGCAGGCAGGAACTTTGATCCAAAGTCAGTGTCTTGGATTCTTGAGCCTCTGGACCTTTCATTGACATTGAGAGGGATGTTACATGTAAGACTGTGCAAGGCTGTGGGTGCAGTACTGGCAAACAACGATGTCGAAGGCAAACTCTGTCTCTCACTTCACCCACAAAGCATCTCTCGCCAAGGGGCAGCTGCTCTTTTTTCAGAGATTACGAGTCTTAAGAAATTGAG AGTTAATGAAATAATGACAAGGCAGATGAAGTATTTGGCAAGCTCAAAGCGACTGGCTGTTGACACTTTTACTCTGGTTTTGGCAAAGCCTGATCCACCGGACAGGACTTGGCTAAAGTTAATGAGCATTTTGGCCTCACTGCTGAGGAAATGGACCATTCAAAGTTTGGACCTGACTGAATGTAATTTGGAGGCTCACTGTATCATCTCTCTGCTCTCTCACGACAGCCCATTATCTATCAG attatgCGAAGGAACCCTTCAGCAGTTGGCTGAGTTTGTGTATGAGGCTCAAGATAGGAGGCTGACTCAGCTGTTCCTGGAGAAGACTGGAGGCGACCTGTCAGCATGTACTCTACCATGGAACACACTTCagtattttattcagaaatctGACAAGATTTTGACTTTAAAGGAGAGTAAAGTGTGTCAGATGCCTGATCTTCTCCAACATCTCAGGAAAATTGGCTACAAAAG CATAAGTCCTCAATTTATGAGAGCTGCTTTAAGAGAGATCTTTAAAAGACGTGCCGGACACCTTGTGGTGGAtttaatgatttcatcagatggcATAATGAACCTGCGTGGATGTAATCTTGACAGCAGTGACTGTGCTGCCCTCCGCTTTGCCCTTCAGTACAGTGATGGCATTAAACTCAACCTCTTTGATTCTACTATACCAGTGGAGGAGACTGGCCGCATCCTAGCCCTGCTGGAAAGGGTCTCTCAGCTCAG CAGCGTTGGCAAGCcactccttctccagctgcttGATCAGACTAGAACTGCCAGTGAAGCAGAGACCTGGAGGAGAGCTTCTGGCCTCTCCAGAGCCCTTGGGAAGCAACTGGACCTCAGTTGCACTAAGATTAACTCCCAGATCTGCAATTCATTGGCTTTGGTTCTGGAACAGGCTGAAGAACTGTCTTTAATTGACCTTAGCCACTGCCATTTGACTGACGAGAACCTGGATCTGCTGCTCCCACACTTGTTCAAAGCACAAGTGCTTGA TTTGAGCCACAATGACATCACAGACCACGGAGCCCAGAAATGTCACGAAGCACTGAATAAGAGTTGCACACAAACAGTACG ACTTTTCAGCAACTGGATCAGAAATGTTGACATCTTTATAACTGACAAACACTATGAAATGTGGTGCATTGGTGGTGAAAAAgtacacaaacaaaacacttcCAGCCCTGAAACATCCCCTCGAGTTCTTCCCAAG GAAAAAGAACAAATTACTGAGTTTGACCCTACAGTTGAAGTTCAGAATGACAAGATATCCTACAG ACTTCAGACTCCTGTTGGCGGAAGGTTTCAGTGCAGAGAAACGGGGCTGGTTTTTGTTATCAGAACCCAAGGATGCATCAGATACTCTATAGACCACTGGATCTTCTCCAAAACCTGCTACCAGCCTGCAGGGCCATTGTACAACATCAAGGCAACTGAAGGTGAAATATATCAGCTTTACCTTCCCCACTGTGAGACTGATG CTGATGCAGCGGGAGAGCTTGACGTGGTCCATctgagagaaaaagaacatgagGTCCTTACACCGATCATGTGTGTTCGGACTCACGTAATTGTTTGGGTCCAGAATCTTTCCCATTATGGCATCGTTCGCAAAAAAATCCAAGCCAGTCGTACCCTCGGTCAAGTGCTCCTTTTCCTAGAGCCAGACATGAGTGACGATGAGCAACGGCTCTGGGTTTTCCTGCTGCCCCGAAATGTGCCGCTAACTGAG GTCAAAGAGCAGCAGAAGGAGTACCAGTTCATCCAGACCAGCTCCAACTGCATTTTGTATCAAGACACAAAATACAGGTTGTCCTCTAACCTAGGCAAGGACCAACATTCAGTCCAGccattg CAATTTATTTTCAATTCCTCATACAATAAAAGCCATCATGCAGCATTTGAGATGTTCTTTCCAATTGAAGTAACAGAGATGCGTATGAGGATTCAGAAACGACAAAAACAGACTCTAACATGGAGCCGCCGAGTGATACTCAAGGGAAAATGTG ACACTCAAGTAAAATCAGAGAACCAAA GGAGGACTTCACGCTCAGAAAAAGACTGGACTGTTGCGTtaactgaaatattaaaagaGCTGAGCAAGGATGAGATAAATACACTGAAGACATTTTTGAGGAATCCTCCAAAGAACCTTGAATCAATATCCAAAGGCAAACTGGAAGAAGCCACTGGATGCTCACAGCTGGCGGAGTTAATGGTTGAGACCTTGGGCTTTCAGAAGTCCATACAGGCCACTCAGTGGATCATGAAAAAACTCCCTCGCAACGATGAAGTTGTAACATCCAAGCTCAGACCCTATATCCAGCTCTTTCAACTTCAGGGATGA